Proteins encoded by one window of Thermodesulfovibrionales bacterium:
- a CDS encoding glutamate-5-semialdehyde dehydrogenase has protein sequence MDIRQFVLEKALRAREAARKLMNASTERKNACLLSMAELIKKEMNFIIEENKKDVDGAKAKGLSSALIDRLTLNEKRINEICAGLMEVAQLPDPVFEITKMWRRPNGMLVGRMRTPIGLIGIIYEARPNVTVDASSLCLKSGNAVILRGGSEAINSNRALVNIMRKALNSTGIPEDAVTFIDIPEREAVTEMLKLADIIDLIIPRGGEGLIRTVTENSRIPVLKHYKGVCHVFVDRDADLKMAEEICFNAKVQRPGTCNAMETMLVDEVIAEMFLPRMLRRFEDAGVELRGCEKTKRIYPSVMDVKEEDYYSEYLALILNVRIVKDMDEAMEHIAKYGSKHSDAIVTENYEKAMRFLREVDSSAVFVNASTRLNDGYQFGLGAEIGISTDKLHARGPMGLEELTCTKFIVLGSGQLRH, from the coding sequence ATGGATATAAGGCAGTTTGTTCTTGAGAAGGCACTAAGGGCTAGGGAGGCAGCAAGGAAATTAATGAATGCCTCCACAGAAAGAAAGAATGCCTGCCTTCTCAGTATGGCAGAGCTTATTAAGAAGGAGATGAATTTTATCATTGAAGAAAATAAAAAGGATGTTGACGGAGCTAAGGCTAAAGGACTGAGTTCAGCTCTTATTGACAGGCTCACACTGAATGAAAAAAGGATCAATGAAATATGTGCAGGTCTTATGGAGGTTGCCCAGCTTCCTGACCCTGTCTTTGAGATTACTAAGATGTGGAGAAGACCAAATGGAATGCTTGTTGGCAGGATGCGTACACCAATAGGATTAATAGGCATTATCTATGAGGCAAGGCCCAATGTTACAGTAGATGCCTCAAGCCTCTGTCTTAAATCTGGCAATGCAGTTATACTAAGGGGTGGTTCAGAGGCAATTAATTCAAACAGAGCACTCGTAAATATAATGAGAAAAGCATTAAACTCCACAGGTATTCCTGAAGATGCTGTAACATTCATTGATATTCCTGAGAGAGAGGCTGTAACGGAGATGCTCAAGCTTGCTGATATTATAGACCTCATTATTCCCAGAGGTGGAGAGGGCCTCATAAGAACAGTGACAGAAAATTCGAGAATCCCTGTTCTTAAACATTACAAAGGCGTCTGTCATGTCTTTGTTGACAGGGATGCAGACCTTAAGATGGCTGAAGAGATATGTTTTAATGCAAAGGTGCAGAGGCCCGGCACATGTAATGCAATGGAGACCATGCTCGTTGATGAAGTAATTGCAGAGATGTTTCTGCCCCGGATGCTCAGAAGATTTGAGGATGCAGGTGTTGAATTGAGGGGTTGTGAAAAGACAAAAAGGATTTATCCATCTGTCATGGATGTAAAGGAAGAGGATTATTACAGTGAATATCTTGCGCTTATTCTCAATGTTAGGATTGTTAAAGATATGGATGAGGCAATGGAGCACATAGCAAAATACGGCTCGAAGCATTCTGATGCCATTGTTACTGAAAATTATGAAAAGGCTATGAGATTCCTGAGAGAGGTAGATTCTTCTGCAGTATTTGTTAATGCCTCAACCAGGCTTAATGATGGTTATCAATTCGGACTCGGTGCAGAGATAGGTATATCCACTGATAAGCTTCATGCCCGCGGACCAATGGGTCTTGAGGAGCTAACATGTACAAAGTTTATAGTACTTGGAAGTGGACAGCTGAGGCATTAG
- a CDS encoding ABC transporter permease: MLHPKNEVLVRQIYFTGIQALPAVCGSGLFIGLIIILLITSLAGAASASTVTKILLWLSLREFGPFFTGLIILTRSGTAISTELATMKLNREIFYLEAMGIKTEEYLLKPRLQGIIFSSFVLTIYFQIVTLFGGLYLASLLSHIPFSEYGEAIIANFSFRDVFISFLKSIVFGMAIAGFSIWQGLSVKSSPTEIPQRATKAVTGGLFSLFLLDGIINLLVTLLKSS, translated from the coding sequence GTGCTTCATCCAAAAAATGAGGTACTTGTCAGGCAGATTTATTTTACAGGCATACAGGCACTGCCAGCTGTCTGCGGAAGCGGACTTTTCATAGGACTGATAATAATCCTTCTGATCACCTCACTAGCTGGTGCTGCCTCAGCCAGCACGGTCACTAAGATTCTCCTCTGGTTGAGTTTAAGAGAGTTTGGTCCCTTTTTTACAGGTCTAATTATACTTACAAGAAGTGGCACTGCCATATCAACAGAGCTTGCAACGATGAAATTAAACAGGGAGATCTTTTATCTTGAGGCAATGGGAATAAAAACAGAAGAATATCTTTTAAAACCAAGGCTTCAGGGAATCATTTTCTCATCCTTTGTATTGACCATTTACTTCCAGATTGTTACTTTATTTGGAGGCCTATATCTTGCAAGCCTTCTTAGCCATATACCTTTTTCAGAATATGGTGAGGCCATAATTGCAAACTTTTCCTTCAGGGATGTTTTTATATCCTTTTTGAAATCCATTGTATTTGGGATGGCAATAGCAGGGTTTTCCATATGGCAGGGTCTTTCTGTTAAAAGTAGTCCAACAGAGATACCTCAGAGGGCAACAAAGGCAGTTACAGGAGGACTATTTTCCCTCTTTCTGCTGGATGGTATAATAAACCTGCTCGTAACACTTTTAAAAAGCTCTTAA
- a CDS encoding ATP-binding cassette domain-containing protein encodes MVIEAFRISGIYLKDLSFQIQEGSRAVFFFRQRERGEELFHMILGMKKPKTGELRILQINPAKLSRDGLMELRKKTGVIFKEGGLISNLRAWENLILPALYHRRLSGQEVKERGLKILDQLGFRKEPMSRIAELSLFEKVLLGIGRALLLEPEIIILYSAFEGLSLSDKEALIKGIDRLKQERTALLYILHSGEDVDLVGKEYVIAGDQGD; translated from the coding sequence ATGGTAATAGAGGCCTTCAGAATATCCGGTATTTATCTGAAAGACCTGAGTTTTCAGATCCAGGAAGGCTCCAGAGCGGTGTTCTTTTTCAGGCAAAGGGAAAGGGGTGAGGAGCTTTTCCATATGATACTCGGAATGAAGAAACCAAAAACAGGTGAATTGAGAATCCTTCAGATTAATCCAGCGAAGTTAAGCAGGGACGGTCTTATGGAACTGAGAAAGAAAACAGGGGTCATTTTTAAGGAGGGAGGTCTTATAAGTAATTTAAGGGCATGGGAAAATCTGATCCTTCCAGCCCTTTATCACAGAAGACTATCTGGCCAGGAGGTTAAAGAAAGAGGCCTTAAAATACTTGATCAACTTGGCTTCAGAAAGGAACCCATGAGCAGGATTGCAGAACTCTCTTTATTTGAAAAAGTCCTTCTCGGCATCGGCAGGGCCTTGCTACTTGAGCCCGAGATCATAATCCTTTATTCAGCCTTTGAAGGATTGAGCCTGTCTGATAAAGAGGCCCTGATAAAAGGTATTGATAGATTGAAACAAGAAAGAACAGCCCTTTTATATATCCTTCATTCAGGTGAAGATGTAGATCTTGTTGGAAAGG